A segment of the Nitrospirota bacterium genome:
GTGAGACCCTTTGCAAACCTGTTGCCCCCTGTGTCGGTACAATATACGGCGTCCCCGGCCTTAAAACTCCCTTCGATGGATATTATTCCCGAGGGCAGGAGGCTTTTTCCCCTTGAGAGGATGGCATCCTTTGCACCGTCGTCAACCATGATGCTGCCCCTGGCCCGCAGGCCAAAGGCAATCCAGCCCTTTCTGGCCGGGATCTTTTCTGCCCCGGGTTTGAACTCCGTGCCGCAGGGGTTGCCGTGAAACAGTGACGGGAGCAGTCCGGGCACTTTGCCGCTTATAATATTTACCCTGATGCCGCATTGCACGGCCCTTTTCGCAGCGAGGAGTTTTGAGTACATACCTCCGGTACCAACGAGACTGCCGGTCCCGCCGGATAACGCTTCAATCTCCGGAGTTATCCTTTCAACTACGGGTATAAGCCTGGCGCCTTTGTAACGCCGGGGATCCCTGGTGTATAGCCCGTCGACATCCGAGAGTATTACGAGCCGGTCTGCATCCACCAGGCCTGCCACCAGGGAGGCAAGCTGGTCATTGTCTCCGAATTTTATCTCGTCTATGGCCACAGAGTCATTCTCATTGATAATAGGGATGATGCTGTAGTCAAGAAGGGTCAGGATGGTGTTTTTTGCATTGATATATCTTGCCCTGTCATAAAAGGCATCCCTTGTGAGGAGGATCTGTGCCACCTTTTTACCGTGTATGCTGAAACTCTTTTCATAGGCCCACATGAGTGTGCTCTGCCCGACAGAGGCAGCGGCCTGTTTG
Coding sequences within it:
- the proB gene encoding glutamate 5-kinase, with the protein product MRTVIKIGSSLLTTGNSLDESRIGALGRDISEVHSMRNEVIVVSSGAVAAGMKKLGLKRKPSDIRHKQAAASVGQSTLMWAYEKSFSIHGKKVAQILLTRDAFYDRARYINAKNTILTLLDYSIIPIINENDSVAIDEIKFGDNDQLASLVAGLVDADRLVILSDVDGLYTRDPRRYKGARLIPVVERITPEIEALSGGTGSLVGTGGMYSKLLAAKRAVQCGIRVNIISGKVPGLLPSLFHGNPCGTEFKPGAEKIPARKGWIAFGLRARGSIMVDDGAKDAILSRGKSLLPSGIISIEGSFKAGDAVYCTDTGGNRFAKGLTNYSSEEVGKLKGLRTSEIEKTLGYRYSDEVIHRDNLVLLQE